Proteins encoded within one genomic window of Hermetia illucens chromosome 2, iHerIll2.2.curated.20191125, whole genome shotgun sequence:
- the LOC119648184 gene encoding TBC1 domain family member 13 isoform X1 translates to MSIFKARVKEFEDLLSKEEIDLRRLRELCFNGIPECNGFRPLCWKLLLGYLGPKKDSWSSTLERKRELYRQFIEEMVVPPGLQSSEECHDHPLSEGPESAWSTFFKDNEFLLQIDKDVRRLCPDISFFQQPTEFPCDIVVNSRGERRLHQRVVPSILSSANVERKGLGVTKQINSMRKRNSESYEAMDEGQEAHWEVVQRILFIYAKLNPGQGYVQGMNEIVGPIYYIMASNSVVEERKYAEADCFFCFTALMAEIRDFFIKTLDDSEGGIKFMMEKLAKMLHEKDPDVWLRLKQQELYPQYYSFRWLTLILSQEFPLPDVVRMWDSIFSDENRFSFLIDVCCAMIVLLRDQILENDFSTNVKLLQNFPPMDINIVLSKAVSLRQKQ, encoded by the exons ATGTCTATATTCAAAGCGAG GGTTAAAGAGTTCGAGGACCTGTTGAGCAAGGAAGAAATCGACCTTCGAAGGCTACGTGAACTATGTTTCAATG GCATTCCCGAATGCAATGGCTTTCGTCCGTTATGCTGGAAGCTGCTGCTGGGGTATTTAGGTCCAAAAAAGGATTCATGGTCAAGCACCTTAGAACGGAAGCGGGAACTCTACAGACAATTCATCGAGGAGATGGTAGTGCCGCCCGGGCTGCAGAGCAGCGAGGAGTGCCACGACCACCCCCTCAGCGAGGGACCGGAAAGCGCGTGGAGCACATTCTTCAAAGATAATGAATTTCTGCTGCAGATTGATAAGGACGTGAGGCGGTTGTGTCCGGATATATCGTTCTTTCAGCAGCCCACAGAGTTTCCCTGTGATATCGTTGTGAATAGTCGAGGTGAGCGGAGGCTCCACCAGCGTGTTGTCCCATCAATTTTGAGTTCAGCCAATGTGGAAAGGAAAGGGTTGGGAGTGACGAAG CAA ATAAATTCAATGAGAAAAAGAAATTCTGAAAGTTACGAAGCAATGGACGAAGGTCAAGAAGCACACTGGGAAGTAGTTCAAAGAATACTcttcatatatgcaaaattgAATCCTGGACAAGGTTATGTACAAGGAATGAATGAAATTGTCGGTCCAATTTACTATATAATGGCTTCAAACTCAGTAGTTGAAGAACGAA AATACGCTGAggcggattgtttcttctgctTCACTGCACTCATGGCGGAAATACGTGATTTTTTCATAAAGACCTTAGATGACTCAGAAGGGGGCATTAAATTTATGATGGAAAAACTTGCAAAAATGCTGCATGAAAAGGATCCTGATGTCTGGCTGAGATTAAAGCAACAAGAATTGTATCCACAGTACTACAGTTTTCG ATGGCTTACGCTCATTCTTTCACAAGAATTTCCTCTACCAGATGTGGTGCGAATGTGGGACTCAATTTTCTCGGATGAAAACCGTTTCAGTTTTCTTATAGACGTGTGCTGTGCTATGATTGT ttTATTACGTGATCAAATACTAGAAAATGATTTCAGTACAAATGTGAAACTATTGCAGAATTTCCCCCCAATGGATATCAACATTGTACTCTCTAAAGCCGTTAGTCTAAGACAAAAGCAATGA
- the LOC119648184 gene encoding TBC1 domain family member 13 isoform X2, with protein sequence MSIFKARVKEFEDLLSKEEIDLRRLRELCFNGIPECNGFRPLCWKLLLGYLGPKKDSWSSTLERKRELYRQFIEEMVVPPGLQSSEECHDHPLSEGPESAWSTFFKDNEFLLQIDKDVRRLCPDISFFQQPTEFPCDIVVNSRGERRLHQRVVPSILSSANVERKGLGVTKINSMRKRNSESYEAMDEGQEAHWEVVQRILFIYAKLNPGQGYVQGMNEIVGPIYYIMASNSVVEERKYAEADCFFCFTALMAEIRDFFIKTLDDSEGGIKFMMEKLAKMLHEKDPDVWLRLKQQELYPQYYSFRWLTLILSQEFPLPDVVRMWDSIFSDENRFSFLIDVCCAMIVLLRDQILENDFSTNVKLLQNFPPMDINIVLSKAVSLRQKQ encoded by the exons ATGTCTATATTCAAAGCGAG GGTTAAAGAGTTCGAGGACCTGTTGAGCAAGGAAGAAATCGACCTTCGAAGGCTACGTGAACTATGTTTCAATG GCATTCCCGAATGCAATGGCTTTCGTCCGTTATGCTGGAAGCTGCTGCTGGGGTATTTAGGTCCAAAAAAGGATTCATGGTCAAGCACCTTAGAACGGAAGCGGGAACTCTACAGACAATTCATCGAGGAGATGGTAGTGCCGCCCGGGCTGCAGAGCAGCGAGGAGTGCCACGACCACCCCCTCAGCGAGGGACCGGAAAGCGCGTGGAGCACATTCTTCAAAGATAATGAATTTCTGCTGCAGATTGATAAGGACGTGAGGCGGTTGTGTCCGGATATATCGTTCTTTCAGCAGCCCACAGAGTTTCCCTGTGATATCGTTGTGAATAGTCGAGGTGAGCGGAGGCTCCACCAGCGTGTTGTCCCATCAATTTTGAGTTCAGCCAATGTGGAAAGGAAAGGGTTGGGAGTGACGAAG ATAAATTCAATGAGAAAAAGAAATTCTGAAAGTTACGAAGCAATGGACGAAGGTCAAGAAGCACACTGGGAAGTAGTTCAAAGAATACTcttcatatatgcaaaattgAATCCTGGACAAGGTTATGTACAAGGAATGAATGAAATTGTCGGTCCAATTTACTATATAATGGCTTCAAACTCAGTAGTTGAAGAACGAA AATACGCTGAggcggattgtttcttctgctTCACTGCACTCATGGCGGAAATACGTGATTTTTTCATAAAGACCTTAGATGACTCAGAAGGGGGCATTAAATTTATGATGGAAAAACTTGCAAAAATGCTGCATGAAAAGGATCCTGATGTCTGGCTGAGATTAAAGCAACAAGAATTGTATCCACAGTACTACAGTTTTCG ATGGCTTACGCTCATTCTTTCACAAGAATTTCCTCTACCAGATGTGGTGCGAATGTGGGACTCAATTTTCTCGGATGAAAACCGTTTCAGTTTTCTTATAGACGTGTGCTGTGCTATGATTGT ttTATTACGTGATCAAATACTAGAAAATGATTTCAGTACAAATGTGAAACTATTGCAGAATTTCCCCCCAATGGATATCAACATTGTACTCTCTAAAGCCGTTAGTCTAAGACAAAAGCAATGA